In the genome of Streptomyces racemochromogenes, one region contains:
- a CDS encoding polyamine aminopropyltransferase, which yields MIDRSAPRGVLPAAEPRGVQTVQAALPVRPRTGRLLVLATVFVCAACGLVYELELLALGSYLIGDSVTQASVVLSVMVFAMGVGSLLAKRLRHRPAFGFGAIEAALALLGGFSAMTLYACFAWLGESRPALVAFSFGIGVLIGAEIPLLMVLIQRIRRQDAGGAVADLFAADYVGALAGGLAFPFLLLPVLGQLTGAMLTGTVNAVVGGGLVLWLFRHDLSRRCRWLLVTANATVLALLACATVLVDDFERAARTAVYGAEVRVAAQTGVQELVLTGPPTGSPRSLDLFLDGRLRVSGYDEYRYHEALVHPAMTGPHARVLVLGGGDGLAAREVLRYRDVASVTVVELDPGVVRLARTDPMLSALNAGAYADPRLGVVTEDAFRWLRGPAARDRFDVIVSDLPDPGITPSTKLYSQEFYGLAARALKPGGRIAVHAGPLTTRPRTYWTVESTLRAAGLLTTPYSTGGRLSGFAAGPDRTQGAADATPQDWGFVLAARDRVPELRVDRDTPALRAVSTRGLQDAAREAARGRPSAGLPPSTLPHPRYH from the coding sequence ATGATCGACCGTTCCGCCCCCCGCGGGGTGCTCCCGGCGGCGGAGCCGCGGGGCGTGCAGACCGTCCAGGCCGCCCTGCCCGTACGCCCCCGGACCGGCCGACTCCTCGTGCTGGCCACGGTGTTCGTCTGCGCCGCCTGCGGGCTCGTCTACGAGCTGGAACTGCTCGCCCTCGGCTCGTACCTCATCGGCGACTCCGTCACGCAGGCGTCGGTCGTCCTGTCCGTCATGGTCTTCGCCATGGGCGTCGGCTCTCTCCTCGCCAAACGCCTGCGGCACCGGCCCGCCTTCGGGTTCGGCGCCATCGAGGCCGCGCTCGCCCTGCTCGGCGGCTTCTCCGCCATGACCCTGTACGCCTGCTTCGCCTGGCTGGGGGAGTCCCGGCCGGCCCTCGTCGCGTTCTCCTTCGGCATCGGGGTCCTCATCGGCGCCGAGATCCCGCTGCTGATGGTCCTCATCCAGCGCATCCGCAGGCAGGACGCCGGCGGGGCCGTCGCCGACCTCTTCGCCGCCGACTACGTGGGCGCCCTGGCCGGCGGGCTCGCCTTCCCCTTCCTGCTGCTGCCCGTCCTCGGCCAGCTCACCGGAGCCATGCTGACCGGCACCGTGAACGCCGTCGTCGGCGGCGGACTCGTCCTGTGGCTGTTCCGCCACGACCTCAGCAGACGCTGCCGCTGGCTGCTGGTCACCGCCAACGCGACCGTCCTCGCGCTCCTCGCCTGCGCGACCGTCCTCGTCGACGACTTCGAGCGGGCCGCGCGCACGGCCGTCTACGGAGCCGAGGTCCGGGTCGCCGCGCAGACCGGCGTGCAGGAACTGGTGCTGACCGGGCCGCCGACCGGCTCCCCGCGCTCCCTGGACCTCTTCCTGGACGGGCGGCTGCGGGTCAGCGGCTACGACGAGTACCGCTACCACGAGGCCCTGGTCCATCCCGCGATGACCGGCCCGCACGCCCGCGTCCTGGTCCTCGGCGGCGGCGACGGCCTCGCCGCACGCGAGGTGCTGCGCTACCGGGACGTCGCCTCCGTCACCGTCGTCGAGCTCGACCCCGGCGTGGTCCGCCTCGCCCGCACCGACCCGATGCTCTCCGCGCTCAACGCCGGCGCGTACGCGGACCCGCGCCTCGGCGTCGTCACCGAGGACGCCTTCCGCTGGCTGCGGGGGCCCGCCGCGCGGGACCGCTTCGACGTCATCGTCTCCGACCTGCCCGACCCCGGCATCACCCCGAGCACGAAGCTGTACTCGCAGGAGTTCTACGGGCTCGCCGCGCGGGCCCTGAAGCCGGGCGGGCGGATCGCGGTGCACGCCGGCCCCCTCACCACGAGGCCGCGTACGTACTGGACCGTCGAGTCCACCCTGCGCGCGGCCGGACTGCTCACCACCCCGTACAGCACGGGCGGCCGGCTCTCCGGCTTCGCCGCCGGGCCCGACCGCACCCAGGGCGCGGCCGACGCGACGCCGCAGGACTGGGGCTTCGTGCTCGCCGCCCGCGACCGGGTGCCCGAGCTGCGCGTGGACCGCGACACCCCCGCCCTGCGGGCCGTGTCCACCCGGGGGCTGCAGGACGCGGCCCGGGAGGCCGCCCGCGGCCGGCCCTCCGCCGGACTCCCGCCGTCGACGCTGCCGCATCCGCGATACCACTGA
- a CDS encoding SRPBCC domain-containing protein, with amino-acid sequence MEHQVFVPVPAQDVRAVLRDPARVARCVPGLQQDADTASGPLAGRLKVRVGGHTVTYRGTLALTERDPDHFAAEGEGSEVRGSGTVTLALVLRLVPHDGGTLLEFSGGATADGRAAAFDPGATATAAGRLLDRFAANLAGAAGTGSEAAAETWRDGEGPDAAGPGGAGSDAAGPEGADPGVAGPEEAGSDGALPSVPPVFGTEVPPSSLDPFLDGEFADFAAFAEPEEEAPGAGPAGSGRPPAEAAHARRTMIGRSAEEVDHAPPRGRYAPVPAPSASDGGNGLRWVAPAAALALASAVVVGRALRRRR; translated from the coding sequence ATGGAGCATCAGGTGTTCGTTCCGGTACCGGCACAAGACGTCCGCGCCGTGCTGCGCGACCCCGCCCGGGTGGCCCGCTGCGTCCCCGGGCTCCAGCAGGACGCCGACACCGCCTCCGGGCCGCTGGCCGGGCGGCTCAAGGTGCGGGTCGGCGGCCACACCGTGACCTACCGGGGAACCCTGGCCCTCACCGAGCGGGACCCGGACCACTTCGCCGCGGAGGGCGAGGGCAGCGAGGTGCGGGGCAGCGGCACCGTCACCCTCGCGCTCGTGCTGCGGCTGGTCCCGCACGACGGCGGGACCCTGCTGGAGTTCAGCGGCGGGGCCACCGCCGACGGCCGGGCCGCCGCCTTCGACCCCGGGGCCACCGCCACCGCCGCCGGGCGTCTCCTCGACCGCTTCGCAGCCAACCTGGCCGGCGCGGCCGGCACCGGGAGCGAGGCCGCCGCCGAGACCTGGCGCGACGGGGAGGGACCCGACGCGGCCGGACCCGGTGGGGCGGGATCCGACGCGGCCGGACCCGAGGGGGCGGATCCAGGCGTGGCCGGACCTGAGGAAGCCGGATCGGACGGGGCCCTGCCGTCCGTGCCGCCGGTGTTCGGGACCGAGGTGCCGCCGTCGTCCCTCGACCCCTTCCTGGACGGCGAGTTCGCGGACTTCGCCGCCTTCGCCGAGCCTGAGGAGGAAGCGCCCGGCGCGGGCCCCGCCGGCTCCGGGCGTCCGCCGGCCGAGGCCGCCCACGCCCGCCGCACGATGATCGGCCGCAGCGCCGAGGAGGTCGACCACGCGCCCCCGCGCGGCCGTTACGCCCCGGTGCCGGCGCCCTCCGCCTCCGACGGCGGCAACGGCCTGCGCTGGGTCGCCCCGGCCGCGGCCCTGGCCCTCGCCTCGGCGGTCGTGGTCGGAAGGGCTTTGCGCCGCCGTCGCTGA
- a CDS encoding aldose 1-epimerase, producing MTTRLGAGGADITIDQENGCRVSGLRVDGIELLRQGPKYGAFPMVPWCGRTANGRFHDGAAVHQLPLNHPPHAIHGFARDAAWKTASATGTTAAFTYDLTDPWPYSGRVTQLFELGPDALTIRLGVETYQDSFPAQAGWHPWFNRVLTEGGEPARIGFDPAWQEERDEDHIPTGRRTDPKPGPWDDCFGMPYGVDVTLTWPGQLELKVTSPAEWVVVYDEEPEAVCVEPQSGPPNGLNTLPRLVTPVDPLEVSTTWTWRRLG from the coding sequence ATGACTACGCGACTGGGCGCCGGCGGCGCCGACATCACCATCGATCAGGAAAACGGCTGCCGGGTCAGCGGTCTGCGCGTCGACGGCATCGAGCTGCTGCGGCAGGGCCCGAAATACGGGGCCTTCCCGATGGTCCCGTGGTGCGGGCGCACGGCGAACGGGCGCTTCCACGACGGCGCCGCCGTCCACCAGCTGCCGCTCAACCACCCGCCGCACGCCATCCACGGCTTCGCCCGGGACGCAGCCTGGAAGACGGCCTCCGCGACCGGGACCACCGCGGCCTTCACCTACGACCTCACCGACCCCTGGCCCTACTCCGGCCGGGTGACGCAGCTCTTCGAGCTGGGGCCGGACGCGTTGACGATCCGCCTGGGCGTGGAGACGTACCAGGACTCCTTCCCGGCGCAGGCGGGCTGGCACCCCTGGTTCAACCGGGTCCTGACCGAGGGCGGGGAGCCGGCCCGGATCGGCTTCGACCCGGCCTGGCAGGAGGAGCGCGACGAGGACCACATCCCCACCGGCCGCCGCACCGACCCGAAGCCCGGCCCCTGGGACGACTGCTTCGGCATGCCCTACGGGGTCGACGTCACCCTCACCTGGCCCGGTCAGCTGGAGCTGAAGGTCACGAGCCCCGCCGAATGGGTGGTCGTGTACGACGAGGAGCCCGAGGCCGTCTGCGTCGAGCCGCAGTCCGGCCCGCCGAACGGCCTCAACACCCTCCCGCGCCTGGTCACGCCGGTGGACCCGCTGGAGGTCTCCACGACCTGGACGTGGCGACGCCTCGGCTGA
- the pyrE gene encoding orotate phosphoribosyltransferase: MTDVRDALLQQIKDKAVVHGKVTLSSGKEADYYIDLRRITLDGEAAPLVGQVMLDLTADLEFDCVGGLTLGADPVATSMLHASAARGERLDAFVVRKAQKAHGMQRRIEGTEVKGKRCLVVEDTSTTGGSPLTAVEAVREAGGEVVAVATIVDRGAADAIAAAGLPYLTGYQLGDLGLA; encoded by the coding sequence ATGACTGACGTACGCGATGCGCTTCTGCAGCAGATCAAGGACAAGGCCGTCGTGCACGGCAAGGTGACGCTCTCCTCCGGCAAGGAAGCCGACTACTACATCGACCTCCGCCGGATCACCCTCGACGGCGAGGCCGCCCCGCTGGTCGGACAGGTCATGCTGGACCTCACCGCCGACCTGGAGTTCGACTGCGTCGGCGGCCTGACCCTGGGCGCCGACCCGGTCGCCACCTCGATGCTGCACGCCTCCGCCGCGCGCGGCGAGCGCCTGGACGCCTTCGTCGTCCGCAAGGCGCAGAAGGCCCACGGCATGCAGCGCCGCATCGAGGGCACCGAGGTGAAGGGCAAGCGCTGCCTGGTCGTCGAGGACACCTCGACCACCGGCGGCTCCCCGCTGACCGCCGTCGAGGCGGTCCGCGAGGCCGGCGGCGAGGTCGTCGCCGTCGCCACCATCGTGGACCGCGGCGCGGCCGACGCCATCGCCGCCGCCGGCCTGCCCTACCTCACCGGCTACCAGCTCGGGGACCTGGGCCTCGCCTGA
- the fbaA gene encoding class II fructose-bisphosphate aldolase has translation MPIATPEVYNEMLDRAKAGKFAYPAINVTSTQTLHAALRGFAEAESDGIIQISTGGAEFLGGQYNKDMVTGAVALAEFAHVVAAKYDVTVALHTDHCPKDKLDGYVRPLLEVSAERVARGLNPLFQSHMWDGSAETLADNLAIGQELLAKAAAAKIILEVEITPTGGEEDGVSHEINDELYTTVEDAIRTAEALGLGEKGRYLLAASFGNVHGVYKPGNVVLRPELLKDLQAGVAEKFGKASPFDFVFHGGSGSTPEEIATALENGVVKMNLDTDTQYAFTRPVADHMFRNYDGVLKVDGEVGKKSTYDPRTWGKLAEASMAKRVTQACADLRSTGTKLK, from the coding sequence ATGCCCATCGCAACCCCCGAGGTCTACAACGAGATGCTCGACCGGGCGAAGGCAGGCAAGTTCGCCTACCCGGCCATCAACGTCACCTCGACCCAGACCCTGCACGCCGCGCTGCGCGGCTTCGCGGAGGCCGAGAGCGACGGCATCATCCAGATCTCCACCGGTGGTGCCGAGTTCCTGGGCGGCCAGTACAACAAGGACATGGTGACCGGCGCGGTCGCCCTGGCCGAGTTCGCGCACGTCGTCGCCGCCAAGTACGACGTCACGGTCGCGCTGCACACGGACCACTGCCCCAAGGACAAGCTGGACGGCTACGTACGTCCGCTCCTGGAGGTCTCCGCCGAGCGCGTCGCCCGCGGCCTGAACCCCCTCTTCCAGTCGCACATGTGGGACGGTTCCGCCGAGACCCTGGCCGACAACCTGGCCATCGGCCAGGAGCTGCTCGCCAAGGCCGCCGCCGCGAAGATCATCCTCGAGGTCGAGATCACCCCGACCGGCGGCGAGGAGGACGGCGTCAGCCACGAGATCAACGACGAGCTGTACACCACCGTCGAGGACGCGATCCGCACCGCCGAGGCCCTGGGTCTGGGCGAGAAGGGCCGCTACCTGCTGGCCGCCTCCTTCGGCAACGTGCACGGCGTCTACAAGCCGGGCAACGTGGTCCTGCGGCCGGAGCTGCTCAAGGACCTGCAGGCCGGCGTCGCCGAGAAGTTCGGCAAGGCCTCGCCGTTCGACTTCGTCTTCCACGGCGGCTCGGGCTCCACGCCCGAGGAGATCGCCACCGCGCTGGAGAACGGCGTCGTGAAGATGAACCTCGACACCGACACCCAGTACGCCTTCACCCGCCCGGTCGCGGACCACATGTTCCGCAACTACGACGGTGTCCTGAAGGTCGACGGCGAGGTCGGCAAGAAGTCCACCTACGACCCGCGCACCTGGGGCAAGCTGGCCGAGGCGAGCATGGCCAAGCGCGTCACCCAGGCCTGCGCCGACCTGCGTTCCACGGGTACCAAGCTGAAGTAG
- a CDS encoding ScbR family autoregulator-binding transcription factor, with product MRTQRPQVKQERAVRTRRAILEAAALVFEEQGYDTAKLSDIVKIANVTKGALYFHFESKEGLAQAVIDAQNEAQPQMLPQRFKAQEFVDIGMVFSHQLRHDALMRASTRLTLDHAGRGLDRVTPYQTWIELHVPLLEEAQRRGELLPNVDPRVPARLIVGAYAGLNTMSYTLGLDMDVQVSELYTHVMPAVVVPAVAIRLDTAPGRGARALYGPQGAHACRHGCAGGVPPQEEEA from the coding sequence ATGAGGACACAGCGACCCCAGGTCAAGCAGGAGAGGGCGGTGCGCACGCGCCGGGCGATCCTGGAGGCGGCCGCGCTGGTCTTCGAGGAGCAGGGCTACGACACGGCCAAGCTCTCCGACATCGTCAAGATCGCCAACGTCACCAAGGGCGCGCTGTACTTCCACTTCGAGTCCAAGGAAGGCCTGGCCCAGGCCGTCATCGACGCGCAGAACGAGGCGCAGCCGCAGATGCTGCCGCAGCGGTTCAAGGCGCAGGAGTTCGTGGACATCGGGATGGTCTTCTCGCACCAGCTGCGGCACGACGCCCTGATGCGGGCCAGCACCCGGCTCACGCTGGACCACGCGGGCCGGGGCCTCGACCGGGTGACCCCGTACCAGACCTGGATCGAGCTGCACGTCCCGCTGCTGGAAGAGGCCCAGCGGCGCGGGGAGCTGCTGCCGAACGTGGACCCCCGGGTGCCGGCGCGCCTGATCGTGGGCGCGTACGCGGGCCTGAACACCATGTCCTACACGCTCGGGCTGGACATGGACGTCCAGGTCTCGGAGCTCTACACGCACGTGATGCCCGCCGTGGTGGTCCCGGCCGTGGCGATCCGGCTGGACACCGCCCCCGGCCGGGGCGCGCGGGCCCTGTACGGACCGCAGGGCGCGCACGCGTGCCGGCACGGCTGCGCGGGCGGGGTGCCCCCGCAGGAGGAGGAGGCCTGA
- a CDS encoding AfsR/SARP family transcriptional regulator, with amino-acid sequence MDIEVLGTPRVIENGVPITAPTPESRHVLAVLAACPDRVVPASVLADELARRVPPEHAHAALHTAVRRLRERFAQALGAGSVRTPEAVLATRPGGYLLDTAGGRCDVRDFEREAGAGYRAMERGDHEQAAARLRRALDLWTGPALDGIDAGTWLRRRIACLDADRVSVLGQWAEAELALGRHRELRLALAVLRGSGTGRPGGAYLAALRRAEARVDAAGRARPAPGPSLTGAARR; translated from the coding sequence GTGGACATTGAGGTACTCGGCACACCGCGGGTCATCGAGAACGGCGTGCCCATCACCGCCCCCACGCCGGAGTCCCGGCACGTCCTGGCGGTCCTCGCCGCCTGTCCCGACCGGGTCGTCCCCGCTTCCGTGCTCGCGGACGAGCTGGCCCGCCGCGTCCCGCCCGAGCACGCCCACGCCGCCCTGCACACCGCCGTACGCCGCCTGCGCGAGCGTTTCGCGCAGGCGCTGGGGGCCGGCTCGGTACGAACTCCCGAAGCCGTGCTGGCCACCCGGCCCGGCGGGTATCTTCTCGACACCGCCGGCGGCCGCTGCGACGTCCGCGACTTCGAACGCGAGGCGGGCGCCGGATACCGGGCCATGGAACGCGGCGACCACGAGCAGGCCGCCGCGCGCCTGCGCCGGGCACTGGACCTGTGGACCGGCCCCGCCCTGGACGGCATCGACGCCGGGACCTGGCTCCGCCGCCGCATCGCCTGCCTCGACGCCGACCGGGTCTCCGTGCTCGGCCAGTGGGCCGAGGCGGAGCTCGCCCTCGGACGCCACCGCGAGCTGCGCCTCGCCCTCGCCGTCCTGCGCGGCTCCGGGACCGGCCGCCCCGGCGGCGCCTACCTGGCGGCGCTGCGCCGGGCCGAGGCCCGCGTCGACGCCGCCGGCAGGGCCCGCCCGGCCCCCGGCCCTTCCCTGACCGGCGCGGCCCGCCGCTGA
- a CDS encoding helix-turn-helix domain-containing protein yields MRRGDGGGPLAVLELLAQDAPQSRYETLLAEARAAGAGEAELADLTRAVDLAGSVRARASSGRQREAALTALVDTAHDLTSPYDIDGLLRLITRRARRLLGFDMAWLSLSRPDGSAYVRTSEGETTALNVGLELGTGRGLGSIAQARRSPVWTPDYLADSSIAHASGIDAVVEAEGLHAIIAVPLRRGNSTLGALYGSDRAVREFTPDEIGIMLSLADLAAVAIEKARLLEQTRDEVTELAAFGSRTNTALTRVRYLWECHARLAGLVLDGAGLATLARATADALDGVLQVRDPGGRPLTATGELPGLDEDAVTKGALQALTDRRPVRLPGDLWLAPVLAGAEDLGVLLLSASEPLAEEDVRLLQLAAQSVASLMLIQRGTVAAEGPVHDELLADLLDRPHSVDLHLLERTRRLGIDLDGPHVVVVARPEGGELGRAVAWASSYAYRMGGLKGVRRGCIVLVLPGTDASAAAHRVSGELSPLLGHAVSTGAAGPTGSPGEVARVYAEAVRCLDALTALDGVGGTASLRELGFLGMLLSADHDVESFIAATIGPVLEYDADRLTELTRTLEAYFASGASPTHAAEALHVHPNTVSRRLDRIAELLGPDWQKPAGALEIQMALRLRKARTVLHDRRTAADRSNAV; encoded by the coding sequence ATGCGACGCGGGGACGGGGGCGGCCCACTGGCCGTACTGGAGCTGCTCGCGCAGGACGCCCCGCAGAGCCGGTACGAGACCCTGCTCGCCGAGGCCCGCGCCGCCGGCGCCGGAGAGGCCGAACTCGCCGACCTCACCCGGGCCGTGGACCTGGCCGGCTCGGTACGGGCCCGCGCGAGCAGCGGCAGACAGCGCGAGGCCGCCCTCACCGCCCTCGTCGACACCGCCCACGACCTCACCTCCCCGTACGACATCGACGGCCTGCTGCGCCTGATCACCCGCCGGGCCAGGCGCCTCCTCGGCTTCGACATGGCCTGGCTGTCGCTGAGCCGCCCGGACGGCTCTGCGTACGTGCGCACCTCCGAGGGAGAGACCACCGCCCTCAACGTCGGCCTCGAACTCGGCACCGGCCGGGGCCTCGGCAGCATCGCGCAGGCCCGCCGCTCACCGGTGTGGACCCCCGACTACCTCGCCGACTCCTCCATCGCGCACGCCTCCGGCATCGACGCCGTCGTCGAGGCGGAGGGGCTGCACGCGATCATCGCGGTCCCGCTGCGGCGCGGGAACTCCACCCTCGGCGCGCTCTACGGATCCGACCGCGCCGTACGGGAGTTCACCCCGGACGAGATCGGCATCATGCTCTCCCTCGCCGACCTGGCCGCCGTCGCCATCGAGAAGGCCCGGCTGCTGGAGCAGACCCGCGACGAGGTCACCGAGCTGGCGGCCTTCGGCTCGCGCACCAACACCGCCCTCACCCGGGTCCGCTACCTGTGGGAGTGCCACGCCCGGCTGGCCGGGCTGGTCCTGGACGGGGCCGGCCTCGCCACCCTCGCCCGGGCCACCGCCGACGCGCTGGACGGCGTCCTCCAGGTACGGGACCCGGGCGGGCGGCCGCTGACCGCGACCGGGGAACTGCCCGGCCTGGACGAGGACGCCGTGACCAAGGGCGCCCTCCAGGCGCTCACCGACCGCCGCCCGGTGCGCCTGCCCGGCGACCTGTGGCTCGCCCCGGTACTGGCGGGGGCCGAGGACCTCGGGGTGCTGCTGCTGAGCGCCTCCGAACCCCTCGCCGAGGAGGACGTACGGCTGCTCCAGCTGGCCGCCCAGTCCGTGGCCTCACTGATGCTGATCCAGCGCGGCACGGTCGCCGCCGAGGGTCCCGTGCACGATGAACTCCTCGCCGACCTGCTGGACCGCCCGCACTCCGTCGACCTGCACCTGCTGGAACGCACCCGCCGCCTCGGCATCGACCTGGACGGCCCGCACGTCGTGGTCGTGGCCCGGCCGGAGGGCGGCGAGCTGGGCCGGGCCGTGGCCTGGGCGTCCTCGTACGCGTACCGGATGGGCGGGCTCAAGGGCGTCCGCCGCGGCTGCATCGTCCTGGTCCTGCCCGGCACCGACGCCTCCGCCGCCGCGCACCGGGTCTCCGGCGAGCTGTCGCCGCTGCTGGGCCACGCCGTGTCCACCGGTGCGGCGGGCCCGACCGGGAGCCCGGGCGAGGTGGCCCGCGTCTACGCCGAGGCCGTGCGCTGCCTGGACGCGCTGACCGCGCTCGACGGGGTGGGCGGCACCGCCTCCCTGCGCGAACTGGGCTTCCTCGGCATGCTGCTGTCCGCCGACCACGACGTGGAGTCGTTCATCGCGGCGACGATCGGCCCCGTGCTGGAGTACGACGCGGACCGGCTGACGGAGCTGACCCGCACCCTGGAGGCGTACTTCGCCTCGGGGGCCAGCCCCACCCACGCCGCCGAGGCCCTGCACGTGCACCCCAACACCGTCTCCCGCCGACTGGACCGCATCGCCGAACTCCTCGGCCCCGACTGGCAGAAGCCCGCCGGGGCGCTGGAGATCCAGATGGCCCTGCGGCTGCGCAAGGCCCGCACCGTCCTGCACGACCGCCGCACGGCCGCCGACCGCTCGAACGCGGTGTAG
- a CDS encoding IS701 family transposase, whose product MSSINSISGGTGTGTVAPVRRDPAREAADELCSVVLSSLRRKDQREKGRQYVQGLLALPGRKSMRGIAGQVGGGAAEQSMHHFISGSTWDWEPIRASLAGFLQAATPLTAWVAQPMAIPKGGEHSVGVAHRFDPHQGQMFRGQQAFGTWFASAGLVTPVGWRMHLPEEDAPGTAGTPGTPGTSAAPGAFDAADAQAAYEESAADAVIETVRRSGNRRPVVLDIQRIGTRSTMNRFAEAGLPVIARVAPSTPLLVTDPALPGHGAGARPARDVLQSVKGLCTPVEWTDPDPALPGGRHRSTLAVAVRVMMPDPSPARRRHLLLVGEWTDPRRPPAQLWVTDLVRLPVGPLLRLTKQGRRVSVASEHSGREAGLRDFAGRALPGWHRHVTLASVAHAARALTGTEHYAAA is encoded by the coding sequence ATGAGCAGCATCAACAGCATCAGCGGGGGCACCGGTACGGGTACGGTGGCGCCGGTCCGGCGGGACCCGGCCCGGGAGGCGGCCGACGAACTGTGTTCCGTCGTCCTGTCCTCCCTGCGCCGCAAGGACCAGCGGGAGAAGGGCCGGCAGTACGTGCAGGGCCTGCTCGCACTGCCCGGCCGCAAGTCGATGCGGGGCATCGCGGGGCAGGTCGGGGGCGGGGCCGCAGAGCAGAGCATGCACCACTTCATCTCCGGCTCCACCTGGGACTGGGAGCCGATCCGCGCCTCGCTCGCGGGGTTCCTCCAGGCGGCCACCCCGCTGACGGCGTGGGTGGCGCAGCCGATGGCCATCCCGAAGGGCGGGGAGCACTCGGTGGGGGTGGCGCACCGCTTCGACCCGCACCAGGGGCAGATGTTCCGGGGACAGCAGGCCTTCGGGACCTGGTTCGCCTCGGCGGGGCTGGTCACTCCGGTCGGGTGGCGCATGCACCTGCCGGAGGAGGACGCCCCCGGCACCGCCGGCACACCCGGGACCCCGGGCACCTCCGCCGCCCCCGGCGCCTTCGACGCCGCCGACGCGCAGGCCGCGTACGAGGAGTCCGCCGCGGACGCCGTCATCGAGACGGTGCGGCGCAGCGGCAACCGGCGCCCGGTGGTGCTGGACATCCAGCGGATCGGCACCCGGTCCACGATGAACCGCTTCGCCGAGGCCGGGCTCCCCGTCATCGCCCGCGTCGCACCGTCGACGCCGCTGCTCGTCACCGACCCCGCGCTGCCCGGCCACGGCGCCGGGGCGCGCCCCGCGCGGGATGTCCTGCAGTCGGTGAAGGGGCTGTGCACCCCGGTGGAGTGGACCGACCCGGACCCCGCGCTCCCGGGCGGCCGCCACCGCAGCACCCTGGCGGTCGCGGTGCGGGTGATGATGCCCGACCCGTCCCCTGCCCGCCGCCGCCACCTGCTGCTGGTCGGCGAGTGGACGGACCCCCGCCGCCCTCCGGCGCAGCTGTGGGTGACGGACCTGGTACGGCTTCCCGTGGGTCCGCTGCTGCGGCTGACGAAGCAGGGCCGGCGGGTCTCCGTCGCCTCCGAGCACAGCGGCCGGGAGGCGGGGCTGCGGGACTTCGCCGGGCGGGCCCTGCCCGGCTGGCACCGGCACGTCACGCTGGCCTCGGTCGCGCACGCGGCCCGCGCGCTGACCGGTACGGAGCACTACGCGGCGGCCTAG
- a CDS encoding CE1758 family FMN-dependent luciferase-like monooxygenase: MQFGVFSVGEVVPDPTTGRTPTDHERILAMTALALRAEDAGLDVFATGEHHSPPYVTSSPPVLLGYLAARTRRLILSTATTLVTTNDPVRVAEEYALLQHLAGGRLDLITGRGNTPNCYPWFGQDLRQGSALARENYALLHRLWREEDVDWRGRFRARLDGFTSVPRPLGGVPPFVWHGSVRSPETAERAAYYGDGFFADNLFGPVDQYARLVELYRARYEEHGHGTAEQAVVGLGGQVFVRARSQDAVREFRPYFDRSRFHGGRYSLEECVARTPLAVGSPDQVIEKVLGFREVYGDYQRQLFAVDHAGLPAAAALEQVDVLGERIVPVLRRELAASRPPAVPPGPRHPAAGA, encoded by the coding sequence GTGCAGTTCGGCGTCTTCTCGGTCGGCGAGGTCGTGCCCGACCCGACGACGGGCCGGACCCCGACCGATCACGAGCGGATCCTGGCCATGACCGCGCTCGCCCTGCGGGCGGAGGACGCCGGCCTCGACGTCTTCGCCACCGGCGAGCACCACAGCCCGCCCTACGTGACCTCCTCGCCGCCGGTCCTGCTGGGCTACCTCGCGGCGCGCACCCGGCGGCTGATCCTGTCCACCGCCACCACCCTGGTCACCACCAACGACCCGGTCCGCGTCGCGGAGGAGTACGCGCTGCTCCAGCACCTGGCGGGCGGGCGCCTCGACCTGATCACCGGCCGCGGCAACACCCCGAACTGCTACCCGTGGTTCGGCCAGGACCTGCGCCAGGGCAGCGCTCTGGCCCGGGAGAACTACGCCCTGCTGCACCGCCTGTGGCGGGAGGAGGACGTCGACTGGCGGGGCCGCTTCCGGGCCCGCCTCGACGGCTTCACCTCCGTGCCCCGCCCGCTGGGCGGCGTGCCGCCCTTCGTGTGGCACGGGTCGGTGCGCTCGCCGGAGACCGCGGAGCGTGCCGCGTACTACGGCGACGGCTTCTTCGCGGACAACCTCTTCGGGCCGGTCGACCAGTACGCCCGCCTGGTGGAGCTGTACCGCGCCCGGTACGAGGAGCACGGCCACGGCACCGCCGAGCAGGCCGTCGTCGGGCTCGGCGGGCAGGTCTTCGTACGGGCGCGCTCCCAGGACGCGGTGCGGGAGTTCCGCCCCTACTTCGACCGGTCCCGGTTCCACGGCGGGCGCTACTCGCTGGAGGAGTGCGTGGCGCGGACGCCGCTGGCCGTGGGCAGTCCGGACCAGGTGATCGAGAAGGTCCTCGGCTTCCGGGAGGTGTACGGGGACTACCAGCGGCAGCTGTTCGCCGTGGACCACGCCGGGCTGCCGGCGGCGGCGGCCCTGGAGCAGGTCGACGTGCTGGGCGAGCGGATCGTGCCGGTCCTGCGCCGGGAGCTGGCCGCCTCCCGCCCGCCGGCCGTCCCCCCGGGCCCCCGCCACCCGGCGGCGGGGGCGTGA